The genomic stretch CATCGGCTCCTGCACCAATGGCCGCATCGAGGATCTGCGCGCCGCTGCAAAGGTGCTCGAAGGCCGGCATGTGGCGCCGACCGTCTCGGCGATGGTTGTCCCGGGTTCCGGCCTCGTGAAGGAGCAGGCCGAGGCCGAGGGCCTGGACAAGATCTTCAAGGAAGCCGGCTTCGAATGGCGCGAGCCGGGCTGCTCCATGTGCCTGGCGATGAACGACGACCGGCTGAAGCCTGAAGAGCGCTGCGCCTCGACCTCGAACCGCAACTTCGAGGGTCGCCAGGGCTACAAGGGCCGTACGCACCTCGTCTCGCCGGCGATGGCCGCGGCTGCTGCGGTAGCCGGCCACTTCGTCGACATTCGCGAGTGGAACTAGGCCCCCTGCCTGATCGTGTTTCCAGAAATGCCGTCGACGTCCCCGTTGGCGGCATTTTTCGTTTTGCTCCTGCTACAAGGGAGGGAACGGCTGGTCCCGCCGGCGCTTTGACACCATATTGGCAGAGCGTGACAACGGGCAGGTGACCTGTGACAAACAAACCCCACAAGGAAGCGCCTCAGGGGCAGCGCCGTCTGCTTCTCCTGCGGCATGCGAAGTCTGCCTGGCCGGACGCAGTCGCCGATCACGAGCGGCCCCTTGCGGAGCGCGGGGAGAAGGCCGCACCTGCCATGGGAGACTACATGGCACGGGAACACCTCATTCCGGATCTCGCCCTGGTTTCCGATGCGAGGCGAACACGCCAGACGTGGGAACTCGTGCAGCGCAGGCTGCCGGCCGAGGTCGCGGCGCGCACGACCTCGGATATCTACGAAGCTTCCGCGTCAAGACTTCTCGATACGATCCATGCCCTGGGCGATTCCGCTGCCACGCTGCTGTTGATCGGTCACAATCCCGGCCTTCAGGATCTGGCCCTGATGCTGATCGGCGACGGGGACGCACGAGCTCGCGACGCGCTGGCGGCGAAGTATCCGACGGCTGCACTGGCGGTCATCGACTTCCCCGTGACGGACTGGCGGCAGGTCGGACCGGGCTCCGGCCTTCTGACCCGCTTCGTGACACCACGTTCCTTGCGGTAGGTCTCATCGGCACCCAGTCCGGCGACGCCCCGATATATGGTTGGTCGCATTGCCACCATAAACCATGTCCCTGCGAGGGATGGTGGACAACGTAGACCTAAAGGATGCGTATGATCGTCCCGCGGCGCAGGTGGGGAAGGAGCCGCTGCATGTCTCTGAGGCTGACGGCCACGCAGCCGGCGGTCGGCTGGTAACCGGGCCTGATCAGGTGGAAGAAGATCGCCGAGCCGCGATGGCGGCGGCGCGAGGTGACGTTCCAATCGAGCACCAGGCAGATGTCGTAAAGGCCATCCTGCCGCATCATCTCCTCATGACTTGGCCTGAACGGTGCGCGAACCAGCCGGTTGTAGCTCGGATGGTCCGGCTGATCACACCAGAGCATGTCATTCCTGATCCTCCGCATCGGCAGCGCCGTTTGCACCGACTTCATCCGGTCGCCGCGGGTGAAGCCGTAGAGAAGCCGCATGTTCGCGATCGGCGTGGCGCCATCTCCTTCCCGCTTGAAGGCTGTACGACCGCTACGGCCGAGCGCGGCCGGGACAGTGACGCCAGAGAAGGAAACGAGCCCCCGGCGGGAACTGCCGGGAGCAGCCCGCACGGTCACGACACCTCGACGGGAGCGCCCCTGTCTGCACAAATTCGCCATCCTTCCTCACGAATTCTTGCTTTGAAGATGATTTGGTTTGAAATCATAGCACGATGCGACTTAGATCAAGTGCCTGATCTAATTACCCTCGGCCGCCGTAGGACCTTTGGGACGAGAAAAACGAGAGGCAGGAGCATATGGCAGTTCGCACGATATTGCTGGTGGATGACGATGACGACCTGCGCGAGACGCTGTCCGAACAGTTGGCGCTCTACGAGGAGTTTTCGCTCCTGCAGGAACCGAATGCGACCAAGGCGATGCAGGTGGCCAAGTCGAGCCAGGTCGACCTGCTGATCATGGATGTCGGTCTTCCGGACATGGATGGACGCGAGGCGGTGAAGCTCCTGCGCAAGAACGGCTTCAAGGCTCCGATCATCATGCTGACCGGCCACGACACGGATTCCGACACGATCCTCGGTCTCGAGGCAGGGGCCAATGACTACATCACCAAGCCCTTCCGCTTCGCAGTCCTGCTCGCCCGGATCCGCGCACAGTTGCGCCAGTACGAGCAGAGCGAGGACGCAACCTTCACGGTCGGCCCCTACATTTTCAAGCCGAGCCAGAAGCTCCTGACCACGGAGGACGGCAAGAAGATCCGGCTGACGGAAAAGGAAGCGGCGATCATCCGCTACCTGTATCGCGCCGACCAGAAGGTCGTAACCCGCGACGTTTTGCTCGAGGAAGTCTGGGGCTACAATTCCGGGGTGACCACCCATACGCTTGAAACCCATGTCTACCGCCTCCGCCAGAAGATCGAGCGCGACCCCTCCAGCGCCGAAATCCTGGTGACGGAGAACGGTGGCTACAAGATCGTCCCGTAGCACCCATGGCGCTCAACGACGACATACGCCTTCTTTCGCAGGTCACCCTGTTCCGCGAACTGGACGAGGATCAGTTGCGGCTGCTGGCATTTGGGGCGGAACGTCGTGCCGTTGCGGCAGGACAGGAACTGTTCCGCGAGGGGTCACCGGCGGAATGCGCTTTCGTGGTCGCAAAGGGCACCTTTGAACTCTACGCGTCTGATCGGGGTGCGGCCCGCCTCCAGGACGTTGCGGTACCGGGGACACTTCTGTCGGAGCTGGCACTGGTCACGATGGTGGAACGGAAATTCACGGCCATTGCGGTTGAGGACGCCGAAGTGCTTCGCGTCACCCGCACCCTCTTCCACCGACTGCTGGAGGAATACCCGCAGGTAGGCCGAATGGTGGAAGCGCGCATCCGCGATAATATCGTCGCGATGGCCGGCGCCGTCGCGGGGCTACAGAACCGGTTCAGCTAGGCGTCAGAACCTGAAGACGGCCGTGACCGGGACATGGTCGGATGGCTGGTTCCATCCGCGCGCCTCCTTCAGAACCTCTATCCGATCGAGGAAGGGGCCGAGATCCTGTGACGACCAGACGTGGTCGAGACGGCGGCCTCGATCGGCTGCTGCCCAGTCCTTGGCGCGGTAACTCCACCACGTGTAGAGCTTCTCGGTGTCCGGCACGTGCTGGCGCATCAGGTCCAGCCAGTTTCCCTTGCTCATCACCTCGAGCAGACCTTCCGTCTCGACAGGCGTATGGCTGATGATCTTCAGCATCTTCTTGTGCGACCACACGTCATGCTCGAGCGGGGCGATGTTGAGGTCCCCCACGAGGATCGAGGAGATGCCGGGGGTGGGATCTGCCTTAAGGCACTTCATCTCCTCGACGAAGTCCAGCTTGTGGCCGAATTTCGGGTTGACGGCACGGTCAGGCTCGTCGCCACCGGCCGGCACGTAGAAGTTATGCAGCCGGATACGTCGCGAACCGCGCTCGAAGATCGCCGAGATGTGGCGGGCGTCGCCGACGCCGCAATAGTTCTGCCTATGGTCTTCGGTGAGGGGCACCCGCGAGGCGATCGCGACGCCATGATAACCCTTCTGACCGTGGATGATGATGTGCTGGTAGCCGAGATCCTTCAACGGCTGCAGCGGGAACTCGTGCTCCTGGCACTTGATCTCCTGCAGGCACAGAATGTCCGGCTGGTGACGCACGATGAACTGCTCGACGATGGGCATGCGCAGCCGCACCGAATTGATGTTCCAGGTGGTGATGGAGAATGTCATTCCTAAACCTCGGCGGGGATGCCGGAGGTTTAGGAGATTTCACGGAAGCGGTGAAGTAAAAAAGCCGCCTTTTCCGTTGAGCCAACAGCTAGAGCTTGCGGACCTCGTCATACGGGATGCGGAAGACCCGGTCGTCGAACCCGACTCCGTTCTTGACGTTGTAGATCATCACCGACGTATCCTTGTTCTGTGCATCGGTGATCGTCCACTGTCGAAGCTCGAACGTCTTGGAATCGAACATCATGGTGATGGTCGAGTCGCCGAAGACCGTCTTGTTGCCAAGCAC from Pseudorhizobium banfieldiae encodes the following:
- a CDS encoding response regulator transcription factor: MAVRTILLVDDDDDLRETLSEQLALYEEFSLLQEPNATKAMQVAKSSQVDLLIMDVGLPDMDGREAVKLLRKNGFKAPIIMLTGHDTDSDTILGLEAGANDYITKPFRFAVLLARIRAQLRQYEQSEDATFTVGPYIFKPSQKLLTTEDGKKIRLTEKEAAIIRYLYRADQKVVTRDVLLEEVWGYNSGVTTHTLETHVYRLRQKIERDPSSAEILVTENGGYKIVP
- a CDS encoding exodeoxyribonuclease III — encoded protein: MTFSITTWNINSVRLRMPIVEQFIVRHQPDILCLQEIKCQEHEFPLQPLKDLGYQHIIIHGQKGYHGVAIASRVPLTEDHRQNYCGVGDARHISAIFERGSRRIRLHNFYVPAGGDEPDRAVNPKFGHKLDFVEEMKCLKADPTPGISSILVGDLNIAPLEHDVWSHKKMLKIISHTPVETEGLLEVMSKGNWLDLMRQHVPDTEKLYTWWSYRAKDWAAADRGRRLDHVWSSQDLGPFLDRIEVLKEARGWNQPSDHVPVTAVFRF
- a CDS encoding L,D-transpeptidase family protein, which codes for MANLCRQGRSRRGVVTVRAAPGSSRRGLVSFSGVTVPAALGRSGRTAFKREGDGATPIANMRLLYGFTRGDRMKSVQTALPMRRIRNDMLWCDQPDHPSYNRLVRAPFRPSHEEMMRQDGLYDICLVLDWNVTSRRRHRGSAIFFHLIRPGYQPTAGCVAVSLRDMQRLLPHLRRGTIIRIL
- a CDS encoding cyclic nucleotide-binding domain-containing protein — its product is MALNDDIRLLSQVTLFRELDEDQLRLLAFGAERRAVAAGQELFREGSPAECAFVVAKGTFELYASDRGAARLQDVAVPGTLLSELALVTMVERKFTAIAVEDAEVLRVTRTLFHRLLEEYPQVGRMVEARIRDNIVAMAGAVAGLQNRFS
- a CDS encoding SixA phosphatase family protein — its product is MTNKPHKEAPQGQRRLLLLRHAKSAWPDAVADHERPLAERGEKAAPAMGDYMAREHLIPDLALVSDARRTRQTWELVQRRLPAEVAARTTSDIYEASASRLLDTIHALGDSAATLLLIGHNPGLQDLALMLIGDGDARARDALAAKYPTAALAVIDFPVTDWRQVGPGSGLLTRFVTPRSLR